One segment of Primulina tabacum isolate GXHZ01 chromosome 6, ASM2559414v2, whole genome shotgun sequence DNA contains the following:
- the LOC142548016 gene encoding late embryogenesis abundant protein 47-like gives MNQEQPSRTVNLHEPINNNAIQADPIKKQLASAGILCNEQVQLSGNITIGEALEATALTAGHRPVDYSDAAAIQAAEVRATGRTNIVPGGVAAAAQSAATRNSRLQRDEDKTKLGEILSDASTKLPSDKAVTRRDAEGVIGAELRNDPNLCTRPGGVAASLAAAARLNHSNISSTNTSTTIPPPVNND, from the coding sequence ATGAACCAAGAACAACCTTCCAGAACCGTCAATCTTCATGAACCCATCAACAACAATGCCATTCAAGCCGACCCTATCAAGAAACAGTTGGCATCGGCAGGCATTCTATGCAATGAACAAGTCCAGCTATCTGGGAACATCACCATTGGTGAGGCCCTCGAAGCTACAGCCCTGACGGCAGGCCATCGGCCGGTGGATTATAGTGACGCGGCTGCCATACAAGCAGCGGAGGTGAGGGCCACAGGACGAACCAACATTGTTCCAGGTGGTGTTGCTGCGGCTGCTCAATCAGCTGCCACTCGAAATTCTCGGCTTCAGAGGGACGAGGATAAGACGAAACTCGGAGAAATTCTGTCTGATGCGAGCACAAAGCTTCCATCCGATAAGGCGGTGACACGCCGGGATGCGGAGGGGGTGATCGGAGCTGAGCTGAGGAATGATCCCAATCTTTGCACACGACCCGGAGGGGTGGCCGCGTCTCTTGCTGCTGCTGCAAGGCTTAACCACTCGAACATTTCTTCTACTAACACTTCTACTACAATTCCACCTCCAGTTAATAACGACTAA